A region of the Chitinispirillales bacterium ANBcel5 genome:
GATGTTGCTGTGGTGGGTGGTGGGATAGCAGGTGCAGCAGTTGGTTATTTTCTGGCCCTTAAGGGAATAGAAAATGTAGTGTTTGACAAAATGGACAAAGAGCACAATTTAAACCCCAATTTATCTTTTCAAAATTCCTCTATTCCCTCCGCGCTCACAAAGCTTGGCGTTCAGTCAGGTGAAGAAACGTCGACCCAAGTCCTCTCTCCCGGGGGCAAGGCTCTACTCCTTAAGCAACAAATCACTGCCCTGCAATCAGCAAACAGTCCAGCAAATGAGTTCCTTTTGCAAAAAGCTCAAAAGGCAGGCTCCTTCTGTGTACGACAAACTGTATTAAACCTCACCCAGGAACGTGGGGGGTGGATTGTGAAAACGGAGAAGGGTGAGATTCGTTGTCGTATAGTGATTGGAGCAGATGGAGTGCACAGTCTGGTTAGAAACTCAGTTTCAAAGCCCATCAGTGATCAGCACCTTTCCCTTGGAACGGGGTTTTATGTCAATAGCGATCGGAAAATGAAGCAATCGATACAATTTTTAAAAGAGAGAAGCGAGGTGCTGAAAATCACTTCAGATAAAAACAAATTACGCATCGGCTTATTTGGCCCTTGTGCCACAAGCAGAGGAAGAAAAAGCCGTCTTGAAACGATAGTCAAAGAACGGTTTGGTTTCCATAAATTCCACTCTCCCTGGACTTCATTTCTCCCCGGCGCTACATCTCCCTCCTTTTTTGACCTACCCTGTGCCGGTAAAAATTGGCTTCTGTTAGGTGCTGCAGCGGGACACGTTCATCCGCTCAGTGCAGAAGGAGCGGTATTTGCACTACACTCTGCGGAACTGGCTTCACAGGCGCTAAAGTGCGGTGATCCCAGAATATTTGATTCTCTGTGGAGAGAATCTTTTGAATATCAATTAAAATCAGCCGCTAAACTAAAACGCCTATTCCATACTCCCTGGATCTCAAACCCCCTTTTAAGAACCGCCACTTTCAGCTCTCAGGCGTCTCAGCTGATTAGTTCTCTTGTGGTCCCCTCTTTTAGGGTATCTCAACGAGAAAAGTATGCTGCAATCAACTAAAAACTGTTTGGCTTTGTGAGTTTAATGGCGAGTGAAGGAAACCACCCGTATTGTTTGGTGTTTTCGTTATTTTTTATCAAGATTTTTGCAATGATGGCTGATCAATTCCCGATTTAAATTCGAGGTACAAGAAGGCGTATCTACTTGTGTTAGTATCTCTAATAGAAGAAACAGTATAACAAATTTTAGCCCTCCTGCCAGCTACTAAAGCAAGCCCTGAACTGGGCATTTAGCATTAATAGCCCAGGGTAAATGCCGGGCAAGTGCCCTGGGAGACAACACGTCAAAGAAAAGTGTCCTGAAAGAGCGACTACTACTTTTTTTTGGACACCAATACTAGAGCCTGCACCATATAACACGATCTTAACCCGAAGCAGCTATAGCAAGCGCCTTGGGTGCCAAAACCACAAGAATGGTCTCTTTATACCCCAGACACTGAATTTCTGTTGGCATATTCTGGTTCATAGCAAAGCTGGTCAACGACAGTAAAAATTCACCTATACAATTTTGCCTTTCTAGGTTATGTTACCCCATTCTCTTTTATTCTACTATTTCCTTCCAATGAGTGGTTAAATGAAAATTGTAGATGTGCTCTTTTCCCTTTTCACTGCTCAAGTCTCAGTGTATAGAGCTCATTTTTTTTCCTCTACTCTCCCTTCTTCAGCACCAATGAGCACTGTTATATCAGGTGCTGCCCTGATCACCATCTACCTGATCACCATCTACCTGATCACCATCTACCGGATCACCATCTACCGGATCATCATCAACTTTTTCGAATATGTACCGTACTATTGGTGTACCAAATGACACATCAATATATAACCGGTTATCAATGAGTTCATATTCTCCATAATGAACATTGTAACCCGCAGCCTGAATCCTTAGTGTGCCATTGGCATAAGTTCCACTATCTACGCTGTGCTTGCGAATTATACATCTTCCACTATCTGCAAACTCGATGAAAAATGGATCCTGGAAAGGTTCACTGGTTAAATCAGATTCTGAGTCACCGGTTTGATATTCCATCGCTTTCCAAAGACCCAAAAGTTCTTCTTCAACTATTTCGCTATAATCAGCAGTCCCTGCT
Encoded here:
- a CDS encoding FAD-dependent monooxygenase; its protein translation is MATLLQKSIKPNSPDALLFSDLLNAAQKNNSSTIRTVDVAVVGGGIAGAAVGYFLALKGIENVVFDKMDKEHNLNPNLSFQNSSIPSALTKLGVQSGEETSTQVLSPGGKALLLKQQITALQSANSPANEFLLQKAQKAGSFCVRQTVLNLTQERGGWIVKTEKGEIRCRIVIGADGVHSLVRNSVSKPISDQHLSLGTGFYVNSDRKMKQSIQFLKERSEVLKITSDKNKLRIGLFGPCATSRGRKSRLETIVKERFGFHKFHSPWTSFLPGATSPSFFDLPCAGKNWLLLGAAAGHVHPLSAEGAVFALHSAELASQALKCGDPRIFDSLWRESFEYQLKSAAKLKRLFHTPWISNPLLRTATFSSQASQLISSLVVPSFRVSQREKYAAIN